In one window of Chlamydiota bacterium DNA:
- the eno gene encoding phosphopyruvate hydratase, with protein sequence MPDARLLDDDAVEGCGKAPVALTAFGGDLARLDRAARRDRRLSPPRPFRTRGAFYRAIGGALWYKHPCARHGACFLVFERRVRMAAIDRIHALEILDSRGNPTIRVFLRLDDGRVFVASVPSGASTGENEAVELRDGDGKRYGGKGVLRAVENVNRVIAPALKGKDPSRQAELDRLMIELDGTPNKGVLGANAILGVSMAASKAAAEAAGRPLYAYLGDGDAVRLPVPMMNILNGGKHADNSVDFQEFMVMPVGAPTFAEALRYGAETFHALKKILSKKGYATSVGDEGGFAPDLRSDAEACELIVEAIQAAGYEPGKDVAIALDPAASSFFEGGSYLLAKSGQGPKSSAEMTALYERWITDYPIVSIEDGLAENDWDGFREQTARLGGRIQIVGDDLYVTNTRFIERGIREKASNAVLIKLNQIGTVTETIEAIRMCREAGWNYVISHRSGETEDTFMADFAVAMGGGQIKTGSACRSERTAKYNRLIEIEAEAGRAAVFSNPFPGGR encoded by the coding sequence ATGCCTGACGCCAGACTCCTCGACGACGACGCGGTCGAAGGGTGCGGAAAGGCCCCGGTCGCCCTTACCGCCTTCGGCGGGGATCTCGCCCGCCTCGATCGGGCGGCGCGACGAGATCGCCGCCTCTCCCCCCCTCGCCCGTTCCGCACGCGCGGGGCGTTTTACCGTGCCATCGGCGGCGCGCTGTGGTATAAGCATCCGTGCGCGCGGCACGGCGCCTGTTTCCTCGTCTTTGAAAGGAGGGTTCGAATGGCCGCCATCGATCGCATCCATGCACTGGAGATCCTCGATTCCCGGGGAAATCCGACAATCCGGGTCTTCCTTCGCCTCGACGACGGGCGTGTTTTCGTCGCGTCGGTGCCGTCCGGGGCCTCCACCGGCGAGAACGAGGCGGTGGAACTCCGCGACGGAGACGGAAAACGTTACGGCGGCAAGGGGGTACTCCGCGCCGTCGAGAACGTCAACCGGGTCATCGCCCCGGCCCTGAAAGGGAAGGACCCGTCGCGCCAGGCCGAGCTGGACCGCCTGATGATCGAGCTGGACGGGACGCCGAACAAGGGCGTGCTGGGCGCCAACGCCATCCTCGGCGTGTCGATGGCGGCGTCGAAGGCGGCGGCGGAGGCGGCGGGCCGGCCGCTCTACGCCTACCTGGGCGATGGAGACGCGGTGCGCCTCCCCGTGCCGATGATGAACATCCTCAACGGCGGCAAGCACGCCGACAACAGCGTGGACTTCCAGGAGTTCATGGTGATGCCGGTCGGCGCGCCCACCTTCGCCGAGGCGCTTCGCTACGGCGCCGAGACGTTCCACGCGCTCAAGAAGATCCTCTCCAAGAAGGGGTACGCGACGAGCGTGGGCGACGAGGGCGGCTTCGCCCCCGACCTCAGGAGCGACGCCGAGGCGTGCGAGCTGATCGTCGAGGCGATACAGGCGGCGGGGTACGAGCCCGGCAAGGACGTCGCGATCGCCCTCGATCCCGCCGCGAGTTCCTTCTTCGAGGGGGGGAGCTACCTTCTCGCCAAGTCGGGGCAGGGGCCGAAATCCAGCGCGGAGATGACCGCCCTCTACGAGCGCTGGATCACCGACTACCCGATCGTCTCCATCGAGGACGGGCTCGCCGAGAACGACTGGGACGGGTTCCGCGAACAGACGGCGCGGCTCGGCGGCAGGATCCAGATCGTCGGCGACGACCTGTACGTCACCAACACCCGCTTCATCGAGCGCGGGATCAGGGAGAAGGCGTCCAACGCGGTGCTCATCAAGCTGAACCAGATCGGCACCGTCACCGAGACGATCGAGGCGATACGGATGTGCCGCGAGGCGGGCTGGAACTACGTGATCTCCCACCGCTCGGGAGAGACCGAGGACACGTTCATGGCCGACTTCGCCGTGGCGATGGGCGGCGGCCAGATCAAGACCGGCTCCGCCTGCCGCAGCGAGCGGACCGCCAAGTACAACCGCCTGATCGAGATCGAGGCGGAGGCGGGACGCGCGGCGGTCTTCTCGAACCCGTTCCCCGGCGGCCGATGA
- a CDS encoding bifunctional metallophosphatase/5'-nucleotidase, with protein sequence MKRPVRLLLLFAIALCAGCRLVEPAPPPSLCILHTSDIHGHILPQRVAGERHRIGGAAVLAGCVKKIREENARRGIPTLLLDAGDFYMGTPEGDSSGGQALVEVMNALGYDALAVGNHDWDGGVARLRGLAERAAFPFLGANVIVRETGQTPAFLRPHIVKDCGAVRVGVAGVTLEDSTPMPIPGTAASIVCLEPEEQLGNSVDALRRDRAGLVIVLSHLGLNGDKRLARKVEGVDLILGGHSHLALREPFRSPEHGTLILQPGSYGRYLGKLDLTLDPRSKRVARYDYALIPLTENRCAPDAAMEARVDRWRARAGNRFDEIVGWSESDFLKNREGVAMLGEMIADGMREATGAQIAFNQRHGIRGPLLEGEIRYRDVYAIIPFDDTLWTVRLTGKQVRGILERVLSFRRPDNLRFSGLTVDYDPSAPRNARLSAAACGETPLDDEEVYLVALNTYLVKWGFIRDLVAEGSALTDTGIIARDMLRDHIRAHSPVSAKRFAARRLVAVERTAGGGPRGAAARGAGRRADDHQPPRQDGREGALNVPGRN encoded by the coding sequence ATGAAACGGCCCGTTCGCCTCCTGCTTCTCTTCGCGATAGCCCTCTGCGCCGGCTGCCGCCTCGTCGAGCCCGCCCCGCCTCCGTCCCTCTGCATCCTCCACACAAGCGACATCCACGGCCACATCCTCCCCCAGAGGGTCGCCGGCGAGAGGCATCGGATCGGCGGAGCGGCGGTTTTAGCCGGCTGCGTGAAGAAGATCAGGGAGGAGAACGCCCGCAGGGGAATCCCCACCCTCCTCCTCGACGCGGGGGACTTCTACATGGGGACGCCGGAGGGGGACTCCTCGGGGGGACAGGCCCTCGTCGAGGTGATGAACGCGCTGGGCTACGACGCCCTCGCCGTCGGAAACCACGACTGGGACGGGGGCGTTGCGCGCCTGCGCGGGCTCGCGGAGCGGGCCGCGTTCCCGTTCCTCGGGGCAAATGTGATCGTGCGGGAGACGGGGCAGACGCCCGCCTTTCTCCGGCCGCACATCGTCAAGGACTGCGGCGCCGTGCGGGTGGGCGTGGCGGGGGTCACGCTGGAGGATTCGACGCCGATGCCGATACCCGGGACGGCCGCGAGCATCGTCTGCCTGGAGCCGGAGGAACAGCTCGGGAACTCCGTCGACGCGCTGCGGCGCGACCGCGCCGGCCTCGTAATCGTCCTGAGCCATCTCGGGCTGAACGGGGACAAGCGGTTAGCCCGAAAGGTCGAAGGCGTCGACCTGATCCTCGGCGGTCATTCGCACCTGGCGCTGCGTGAGCCGTTCCGCTCGCCCGAGCACGGCACGCTCATCCTCCAACCGGGAAGCTACGGCAGATACCTCGGGAAGCTCGATCTGACGCTGGATCCTCGGTCGAAGCGGGTGGCACGGTACGACTACGCGCTCATCCCCCTCACGGAGAATCGGTGCGCCCCCGACGCCGCGATGGAGGCGCGCGTGGACAGGTGGCGTGCGAGGGCGGGGAATCGCTTCGACGAGATCGTCGGCTGGTCTGAGTCCGATTTCCTGAAGAATCGGGAGGGGGTCGCGATGCTCGGCGAGATGATCGCCGACGGGATGCGGGAGGCGACCGGGGCGCAGATCGCCTTCAACCAGCGGCACGGCATCCGCGGCCCCCTGCTCGAGGGGGAGATCAGGTACCGCGACGTCTACGCGATCATCCCGTTCGACGACACGCTCTGGACCGTCCGCCTCACCGGGAAGCAGGTCCGGGGGATACTGGAGAGGGTCCTCTCATTCCGCCGGCCCGACAACCTCAGGTTCTCGGGTCTCACGGTCGACTACGACCCGTCCGCCCCCCGCAACGCGCGGCTATCTGCGGCCGCCTGCGGCGAAACGCCCCTGGACGACGAGGAGGTCTACCTCGTGGCGCTCAACACCTACCTCGTGAAGTGGGGATTCATCCGGGACCTGGTCGCGGAAGGGAGCGCCCTCACCGACACCGGCATCATCGCGCGCGATATGCTGCGCGACCATATCCGCGCGCACAGCCCGGTCTCCGCGAAACGGTTCGCCGCGCGGCGTCTCGTCGCGGTCGAGCGCACGGCGGGCGGCGGGCCTCGCGGGGCTGCCGCGCGGGGCGCCGGCCGACGCGCGGACGATCATCAGCCGCCCCGGCAGGACGGTCGCGAGGGCGCGCTGAACGTCCCCGGCCGGAACTGA
- a CDS encoding MCE family protein produces MATKNQKVKVGVFMVLGLALIVAIFLMVTIKNREPMDTYYILFTESVSGLGKDCAVLYRGVPVGTVREVRVSDQNEVIASVGIATRRVTLRQGTVATLAMSNLMGGMQVELSGGDPGAPPIEPGSTIPSKTSIMENVTQDLPKILENIQTILVKLDRSIGEVNTDRIGSLLRNADEAIVTANTTLEEITAFLKTTRGTILNTEYEITRTMRNLNEAIAQATRAFSRLSEEPSSVFWGRREPHEPHAK; encoded by the coding sequence ATGGCAACGAAAAACCAGAAGGTCAAGGTGGGCGTCTTCATGGTCTTGGGCCTCGCGCTGATCGTCGCCATCTTCCTGATGGTGACGATCAAGAACCGCGAGCCGATGGACACGTACTATATCCTCTTCACCGAGAGCGTGAGCGGACTCGGGAAGGACTGCGCGGTCCTGTACCGCGGCGTCCCGGTCGGGACGGTCCGGGAGGTCCGGGTCTCCGACCAGAACGAGGTGATCGCGAGCGTGGGGATCGCCACCCGGCGGGTCACCCTCCGCCAGGGAACCGTCGCCACGCTCGCGATGAGCAACCTGATGGGCGGGATGCAGGTCGAGCTGAGCGGCGGGGACCCCGGCGCCCCTCCGATCGAGCCCGGCTCGACCATCCCCTCCAAGACCTCGATCATGGAGAACGTGACCCAGGATCTGCCCAAGATACTGGAGAACATCCAGACCATCCTCGTCAAGCTCGACCGCTCGATCGGGGAGGTCAACACCGACCGGATCGGATCGCTGCTGCGGAACGCCGACGAGGCGATCGTGACCGCCAACACGACGCTTGAGGAGATCACCGCATTCCTCAAGACCACCCGGGGGACGATCCTGAACACCGAATACGAGATCACCAGGACGATGCGGAACCTGAACGAGGCGATCGCGCAGGCGACCCGCGCCTTCTCGCGCCTGAGCGAGGAGCCGTCGTCGGTCTTCTGGGGGCGCCGGGAGCCGCACGAGCCGCACGCCAAATGA
- a CDS encoding ATP-binding cassette domain-containing protein, which yields MDVYEGEIIAVIGGSGCGKSTLLKNMVGLLRPVSGSIRYWGREITAMDEEELAELLRKLGIAFQSGALFNSMTVGENISLPMEEYGDMDQELREILVGIKLDLVGLSGTGDLMPDELSGGMKKRVGFARAIAMDPRIVFFDEPSTSLDPIIAAGLDKLILEMRRLLGITVFVVTHDLGSIRLIADRIVMLDRGRVIFTGTVSDVEKTGVARVRQFFDRQPDKTIEARGVATV from the coding sequence ATGGACGTGTACGAAGGGGAGATCATCGCGGTGATCGGCGGGTCCGGCTGCGGGAAATCCACCCTCCTGAAGAACATGGTCGGTCTCTTGCGGCCGGTCTCGGGCTCGATCCGCTACTGGGGGAGGGAGATCACCGCGATGGACGAGGAGGAGCTCGCCGAGCTCCTCCGGAAGCTGGGGATCGCGTTCCAGTCCGGCGCCCTCTTCAACTCGATGACCGTGGGCGAGAACATCTCCCTGCCGATGGAGGAGTACGGGGATATGGACCAGGAGCTCAGGGAGATCCTGGTCGGCATCAAACTCGACCTGGTCGGGCTGTCGGGCACCGGCGACCTGATGCCGGACGAGCTTTCCGGGGGGATGAAGAAGCGCGTCGGCTTCGCCCGCGCGATCGCGATGGATCCCCGGATCGTCTTCTTCGACGAGCCGTCGACCAGCCTCGACCCGATCATCGCGGCGGGCCTGGACAAGCTCATCCTCGAGATGCGGCGCCTCCTCGGGATCACCGTGTTCGTGGTCACGCACGACCTCGGCTCGATACGCCTGATCGCCGACCGGATCGTGATGCTGGACCGGGGCAGGGTCATCTTCACCGGGACCGTCTCCGACGTGGAGAAGACCGGCGTCGCGCGGGTCAGGCAGTTCTTCGACCGGCAGCCGGACAAGACGATCGAGGCGCGGGGCGTCGCTACGGTGTAA
- a CDS encoding alpha/beta hydrolase — protein sequence MPSRIVAIARSRAALAAVFLVAGLVAGPRVERFLSNLRVRVVKVSFEGPANKALAGKVYYPASLLRRPRHGVLFCHGTLPDGKDTAFYRALMKGLARRGYLVFGFDLRGFGKSPSISNIGRPVGLDFTADAKAAIAYMTEQLPVRRDTLTIMGHSLGAAIAFATGATDERVANIIAISAGNFPSPGKYREIDKRDYLAKIKRATGLDIPPREWDRMAGPLALFQHLPLPARKKVLIVLADCDSKAVIDYNRRLYDELNVQKDMLIIPDSNHNFGYEDFPGNERISEPPLRMLTQGIENWLDSICADPADAPPPAG from the coding sequence ATGCCCAGCAGAATCGTCGCCATCGCCCGGTCGCGCGCGGCGCTCGCCGCGGTCTTCCTCGTCGCGGGGCTCGTCGCCGGCCCGCGCGTCGAGCGGTTCCTCTCGAACCTGCGCGTCCGCGTCGTCAAGGTGTCGTTCGAGGGGCCGGCGAACAAGGCCCTCGCCGGGAAGGTCTACTACCCGGCCTCCTTGCTCCGGCGGCCCCGGCACGGCGTCCTCTTCTGTCACGGGACGCTCCCCGACGGCAAGGACACCGCGTTCTACCGCGCCCTGATGAAGGGGCTCGCGCGCCGCGGCTACCTCGTCTTCGGTTTCGACCTGCGCGGGTTCGGGAAGTCGCCCTCGATCTCCAATATCGGCCGCCCGGTGGGGCTCGATTTCACGGCGGACGCGAAGGCGGCGATAGCCTACATGACGGAGCAGCTCCCCGTCAGGCGCGACACGCTCACCATCATGGGGCACTCGCTGGGGGCGGCGATCGCGTTCGCGACCGGGGCGACGGACGAGCGGGTTGCGAACATCATCGCCATCTCCGCGGGCAACTTCCCTTCCCCGGGGAAGTACCGCGAGATCGACAAGAGGGATTACCTCGCCAAGATCAAGCGCGCCACCGGTCTGGATATCCCCCCCAGGGAGTGGGACCGGATGGCGGGCCCGCTGGCGCTCTTCCAGCACCTCCCGCTCCCGGCCCGCAAGAAGGTGCTGATCGTGCTCGCGGACTGCGATTCGAAGGCGGTCATCGACTACAACCGGCGGCTCTACGACGAGCTGAACGTGCAGAAGGACATGCTGATCATCCCGGACAGCAACCACAACTTCGGCTACGAGGATTTCCCGGGCAACGAGAGGATCTCCGAACCGCCGCTCAGGATGCTGACGCAGGGGATAGAGAACTGGCTCGACTCAATCTGCGCCGATCCCGCGGATGCGCCGCCGCCTGCCGGCTGA
- a CDS encoding fused MFS/spermidine synthase, which produces MNRRPISALLWVCVLLSGAAGLVYEVLWARYLAILFGNTTHAYTVVLATFMGGLALGAFSLGRLADRMREKLLLYALAEIGIALFCVWTPRLVAFSRTLYLAAVRTWPPQSWQLTALLCAIGAAIMLPPTILMGGTIPVLSAALTSSFSARGRTVARLYYLNSFGAVLGTLACGYYLVHRLGLGFTLLAAAAVNLAVGGAVLGIRLVSGRRTAPLPGEGAAAGAAPRPYPPLLAAIALAALFVSGAAAMLYELVWIRLLSLVLGSSTYSFSAVLATFISGITIGAFIVSRRPPRENAAFRALGLCEACAGLLLILSIPFYERLPYLFMRLSDLLSKSPASFPLYEGLKLLVSFLVILPPTVFLGMTLPLAGIVVPHGQARLGRGVGGVFAANTAGNIAGALGTGLALIPALGLKTTMELGIAANLGLGILIVAVDRVPSAARKTAFCLLLVAAFAGYRALVPAWNNAHFTLQVFRPEDTPVYPSPSAIEAGRNLLYYRDGANATVAVIDGGDEYRALLVNGKVDASTGGDMSTQLLLAHLPLTLLPCAEDVLVIGLGAGVTAGAAARHPIKTLDVVELSAEVAEASAFFSEVNDRVLEEPRLRLFLEDARTYVQRTGAAYDLIISEPSNPWMSGVGDLFSAEHFRDCLGILKERGVMAQWVQTYELDDDTFKIVVKTFLSVFPHASLWEIDGNNTLLIGSRGRLEPDLEASARRLASPRLQEQLQPIGLKDLFTLLCLQIASDAGLRGSVRSEPVVQSVYSPLLEYRAPRALYTGSYVRTYLQHLDERPYAAAKHDLLLKPYLETGPVPADALRNLLGFLKKAKGGYFAYLSLPVLDTLRREAPGDRELFLSWLASDLAPLHARLCEIEERIRGGDRDIRTLEVAAGLLLKRYLMLRSFLAPRLAAETLERMARCAELAGRDAARIYRLMSKLSLHERDYGGSFAYRRKAEALSEAENGNAVRRQTKRDPRR; this is translated from the coding sequence ATGAACCGACGCCCGATCTCCGCGCTTTTGTGGGTCTGCGTCCTCCTCTCGGGGGCCGCCGGGCTCGTCTACGAGGTGCTCTGGGCCAGGTACCTCGCCATCCTGTTCGGCAACACGACCCACGCCTACACCGTCGTGCTGGCGACGTTCATGGGGGGGCTCGCGCTGGGCGCCTTCTCCCTCGGGCGGCTGGCCGACCGGATGCGCGAGAAACTCCTCCTCTACGCCCTCGCGGAGATCGGCATCGCCCTCTTCTGCGTCTGGACGCCCCGCCTCGTCGCCTTCTCGAGGACCCTCTACCTCGCGGCGGTCCGGACATGGCCCCCGCAGTCGTGGCAGCTCACCGCCCTGCTCTGCGCCATCGGCGCGGCGATCATGCTCCCGCCGACCATCCTGATGGGCGGAACCATCCCGGTCCTGAGCGCCGCCCTCACCTCCTCCTTCTCCGCGCGCGGGAGAACGGTGGCGCGCCTCTACTACCTCAACAGTTTCGGCGCCGTGCTGGGGACGCTCGCCTGCGGCTACTACCTTGTCCACCGCCTCGGCCTCGGCTTCACGCTCCTGGCCGCGGCGGCGGTCAACCTGGCGGTCGGCGGCGCCGTGCTGGGCATCCGGCTCGTCTCGGGGCGCCGGACGGCGCCCTTGCCGGGCGAAGGGGCGGCGGCCGGGGCTGCGCCCCGCCCGTATCCGCCTCTCCTCGCCGCGATCGCCCTCGCCGCGCTCTTCGTCTCGGGAGCGGCGGCGATGCTGTACGAGCTGGTCTGGATCCGGCTGCTCTCGCTCGTGTTGGGCTCCTCGACGTACTCGTTCTCGGCGGTCCTGGCCACGTTCATCTCCGGCATCACGATCGGCGCCTTCATCGTCTCGCGGCGCCCGCCGCGAGAGAACGCCGCGTTCCGCGCGCTCGGCCTGTGCGAGGCCTGCGCCGGGCTCCTCCTCATCCTCTCCATCCCGTTCTACGAGCGGCTCCCGTACCTGTTCATGCGCCTCTCGGACCTGCTCTCGAAGAGCCCCGCCTCCTTTCCGCTCTACGAGGGGCTGAAGCTGCTCGTCTCGTTTCTCGTGATCCTGCCGCCGACCGTCTTCCTCGGCATGACCCTCCCGCTCGCGGGCATCGTGGTGCCCCACGGGCAGGCGCGGCTCGGGCGGGGCGTCGGCGGCGTCTTCGCCGCCAACACGGCGGGGAACATCGCGGGGGCTCTCGGAACGGGGCTCGCCCTCATCCCCGCCCTCGGCCTGAAGACGACGATGGAGCTCGGCATCGCGGCCAACCTGGGGCTCGGCATCCTCATCGTAGCTGTGGACCGCGTTCCGTCCGCCGCGCGAAAAACCGCCTTCTGCCTTCTCCTCGTCGCGGCGTTCGCCGGCTATCGGGCGCTCGTGCCGGCCTGGAACAACGCCCACTTCACCCTGCAGGTGTTCAGGCCGGAGGACACCCCCGTGTACCCCTCCCCGAGCGCGATCGAGGCGGGACGGAACCTCCTCTACTACCGGGACGGGGCGAACGCGACCGTGGCCGTGATCGACGGAGGCGACGAGTACCGGGCCCTGTTGGTGAACGGAAAGGTGGACGCCTCCACGGGGGGGGATATGTCCACGCAGCTCCTCCTGGCGCACCTCCCGCTGACGCTCCTGCCGTGTGCAGAGGACGTGCTGGTCATCGGGCTCGGCGCGGGGGTCACGGCGGGGGCGGCCGCGCGCCATCCGATCAAGACCCTGGACGTCGTCGAGCTCTCCGCGGAGGTCGCCGAGGCGTCCGCGTTCTTCTCCGAGGTGAACGATCGCGTGCTCGAGGAGCCGCGCCTGCGCCTCTTCCTCGAGGACGCCCGGACCTACGTGCAGCGGACCGGCGCGGCGTACGACCTGATCATCTCGGAACCGTCCAACCCCTGGATGAGCGGCGTCGGCGACCTGTTCTCCGCCGAGCATTTCAGGGACTGTCTCGGCATCCTGAAGGAACGGGGGGTGATGGCGCAGTGGGTCCAGACGTACGAGTTGGACGACGACACGTTCAAGATCGTCGTCAAGACGTTCCTCTCCGTCTTCCCGCACGCGTCGCTCTGGGAGATCGACGGGAACAACACGCTCCTCATCGGATCGCGCGGCCGCCTGGAGCCGGATCTGGAGGCGTCCGCGAGGCGCCTCGCCTCGCCGCGCCTGCAGGAGCAACTGCAGCCCATCGGCCTGAAGGACCTGTTCACGCTCCTCTGCCTCCAGATCGCCTCCGACGCCGGCCTTCGCGGCTCGGTGCGGAGCGAGCCGGTCGTGCAGAGCGTCTACTCCCCCCTCCTCGAGTACCGCGCCCCGCGCGCCCTCTATACCGGATCGTACGTCAGGACCTACCTCCAGCACCTCGACGAGCGCCCGTACGCCGCCGCGAAACACGACCTCCTGCTGAAGCCGTACCTCGAAACCGGCCCCGTCCCCGCCGACGCCCTGAGGAACCTGCTCGGCTTCCTGAAGAAGGCGAAGGGCGGATACTTCGCCTACCTCTCCCTCCCGGTCCTCGATACGCTACGCCGGGAGGCGCCGGGGGACCGGGAGCTGTTCCTCTCCTGGCTCGCCTCGGACCTGGCCCCGCTCCACGCCCGGCTCTGCGAAATCGAGGAGCGCATCCGCGGAGGCGACCGGGACATCCGAACGCTGGAGGTCGCCGCCGGCCTTTTGCTGAAAAGGTACCTGATGCTCCGCTCGTTCCTCGCGCCCCGCCTCGCCGCCGAGACGCTGGAGCGAATGGCGCGGTGCGCAGAGCTCGCGGGACGGGACGCCGCGCGGATCTACCGGCTGATGTCGAAGCTCTCCCTGCACGAGCGCGACTACGGCGGGTCGTTCGCGTACCGGCGGAAGGCGGAGGCGTTGTCGGAGGCCGAAAACGGAAATGCGGTCAGGCGCCAAACGAAGCGGGATCCCCGCCGATAG
- a CDS encoding STAS domain-containing protein, whose product MQQAPGAAEAPETVILVPGPLSDREGRRLLEEIVRAAGGGASRIALDLSELERLDSRGCAWLIRAVRAARRRGAQVGLRGECGEAAEVIELLSKSFAEDRPRPPASAGFLESLGNKAFRAREELLDAWRLAVDAVYWSFIAPFEGRGLRWKGLVTEIEDIGIRAIGIVSLLNFLLGLVIAMLSAAQASTFGVQIYVASLVVMGFARELAPIMTGIVVSARTGSAIAAELATMKVYEEIDALKGMGLSVSKFLIAPKVLATLVAVPILTAIGFVTGVAGGFFLNAISLDFTFDRWWEQTIQASTVRDLVQGGVKAFSFAVIIVMVGCHNGLRVTGGVRGVGMATTRAVVMDVFLIVVADLLFTTIFYYFL is encoded by the coding sequence ATGCAACAGGCACCGGGCGCCGCCGAGGCGCCGGAAACCGTCATCCTCGTCCCCGGCCCGCTCTCCGACCGGGAGGGGCGCCGGCTGCTCGAGGAGATCGTGCGCGCCGCCGGCGGGGGGGCGTCCCGCATCGCGCTCGATCTCTCGGAACTGGAGCGTCTGGACAGCCGGGGATGCGCCTGGCTCATCCGCGCCGTGCGGGCCGCGCGGCGCCGCGGCGCGCAGGTCGGGCTCCGCGGGGAATGCGGGGAGGCCGCCGAGGTCATCGAGCTCCTCTCGAAAAGCTTCGCCGAGGACCGGCCGCGCCCGCCCGCCTCGGCCGGTTTCCTTGAATCGCTGGGGAACAAGGCGTTCCGCGCCCGGGAGGAGCTCCTGGACGCGTGGCGTCTCGCCGTGGACGCCGTCTACTGGTCGTTCATCGCGCCGTTCGAGGGAAGGGGACTGCGGTGGAAGGGGCTCGTCACCGAGATCGAGGATATCGGCATCCGCGCCATCGGCATCGTCTCCCTCCTCAACTTCCTTCTCGGCCTCGTCATCGCGATGCTCTCGGCCGCCCAGGCATCCACCTTCGGGGTTCAGATCTACGTCGCGAGCCTCGTGGTGATGGGGTTCGCCCGGGAACTCGCCCCGATCATGACCGGGATCGTGGTCTCCGCCCGCACCGGCTCGGCGATCGCCGCGGAGCTCGCCACGATGAAGGTCTACGAGGAGATCGACGCCCTGAAGGGGATGGGGTTGAGCGTGTCGAAGTTCCTCATCGCCCCGAAGGTGCTCGCGACCCTCGTCGCGGTGCCGATCCTCACCGCCATAGGGTTCGTGACCGGCGTCGCGGGGGGGTTCTTTTTGAACGCCATATCCCTCGACTTCACCTTCGACCGATGGTGGGAACAGACGATCCAGGCCTCCACCGTCCGCGACCTGGTGCAGGGGGGGGTCAAGGCGTTCAGCTTCGCCGTCATCATCGTGATGGTCGGCTGCCATAACGGCCTCCGCGTCACCGGGGGTGTGCGGGGGGTGGGGATGGCGACCACGCGGGCGGTCGTGATGGACGTCTTCTTGATCGTGGTCGCGGACCTGCTGTTCACGACGATCTTCTACTACTTCCTCTAG